A stretch of Penaeus vannamei isolate JL-2024 chromosome 18, ASM4276789v1, whole genome shotgun sequence DNA encodes these proteins:
- the LOC138864838 gene encoding uncharacterized protein, protein MSISIYSSAQIDSQQAQGHRERDRAASEDDGVASADLPQGATLTSSRAAKLAAFAPLVTGTHPGSPPSGTHPGSPPSGTHPGNPPRGTHPGSPTSGTHPGSPPSVTHPGSPTSGTHPGSPTSGTHPGSPPSGTHTGSPPSGTHPGSPPQWDPPTQSLPVAPTQTVPSSGTHPGSPSSGTHSGSTPNGTHPGSPPSGTHPGSPTSGTHPSSPPSGTQPRSPFQWHPPRQSPQWQPPRQSPQWHPPRQSPQWHPPRQSPSVAPTQAVPPVAPTQAVPPSGTHPGSPPQWYPHRQSPQWHPPRQSPPLAPNHAVSSSGTHPGSPFQWHPPRQSHQRHPPKQSPQWHPTTQSLPVAPTQAVPPVAATQAVPPVAPTQAVPPVAPTQAVPLVAPTQAVPPVAPTQAVPPVAPTQAVPPWHPPRQSPQWHPSRQFPSGTRGSPPVAPTQAVPPVAPTEAVPPVAPTQAVPPVAPTQAVPPVAPIQAVPLSDTHPGSPPSGTHPGSPPSGTHPDSPPGGTHPGSPPRGTHPGSPPSGTHPGSPPSGTHPIRESEKFEVYNKPLELTDDISPNFVFFQKFKIYVHKIMREVSENFEGSLIQGGRNIYLVIADPTGGQIAGCQIKQKYTINK, encoded by the exons atgagtatttctATATACAGTAGCGCACAGATCGATAGCCAGCAGGCCCAGGGGCACCGGGAGAGAGACCGCGCGGCCTCCGAAGACGACGGGGTGGCGTCCGCCGACCTGCCACAGGGAGCCACACTGACGTCCTCGCGCGCCGCCAAACTTGCTGCTTTCGCGCCCCTTGTCAC tggcacccacccaggcagtccccccagtggcacccacccaggcagtccccccagtggcacccacccaggcaatCCTCCCAgaggcacccacccaggcagtcccaccagtggcacccacccaggcagtcctcCCAGTgtcacccacccaggcagtcccaccagtggcacccacccaggtaGTCccaccagtggcacccacccaggcagtccccccagtggcacccacacaggcagtccccccagtggcacccacccaggcagtcccccccaGTGGGACCCACCCACGCAGTCCCttccagtggcacccacccagacAGTCCCTTCCAGTGGCACCCATCCAGGCAGTCCTTCCAGTGGCACCCACTCAGGCAGTACCCCCAATGGCACCCATCCAGGAAGTCctcccagtggcacccacccaggcagtcccaccAGCGGCACCCACCCaagcagtccccccagtggcacccaacCGCGCAGTCCCttccagtggcacccacccaggcagtccccccagtggcagccacccaggcagtccccccagtggcacccacccag gcagtccccccagtggcacccacccagacAGTCCCCctcagtggcacccacccaggcagtccccccagtggcacccacccaggcagtcccccccagtggcacccacccaggcagtcccccccaGTGGTACCCAcacaggcagtccccccagtggcacccacccaggcagtcccccccaCTGGCACCCAACCACGCAGTCTCttccagtggcacccacccaggcagtcccttccagtggcacccacccaggcagtcccaccAGCGGCACCCACCCaagcagtccccccagtggcacccaacCACGCAGTCCCttccagtggcacccacccaggcagtccctcCAGTGGCAgccacccaggcagtcccaccagtggcacccacccaggcagtccccccagtggcacccacccaggcagtccccctaGTGGCTCCCActcaggcagtccccccagtggcacccacccaggcagtccccccagtggcacccacccaggcagtcccccca tggcacccacccaggcagtccccccagtggcacccatcCAGGCAGTTCCCCAGTGGCACCCGAGGCAgtcccccagtggcacccacccaggcggTCCCACCAGTGGCACCCACCGAGGCAGTCccaccagtggcacccacccaggcagtcccaccagtggcacccacccaggctgtccccccagtggcacccatcCAGGCAGTCCCCCTCAGTGatacccacccaggcagtccccccagtggcacccacccaggcagtccccccagtggcacccacccagacAGTCCCCCcggtggcacccacccaggcagtccccccagaggcacccacccaggcagtccccccagtggcacccacccgggcagtccccccagtggcacccaccctaTAAGAG AGAGTGAGAAATTTGAGGTGTATAATAAACCGCTGGAATTAACAGATGACATCAGTCCGAATTTTGTATTCTTTCAAAAATTCAAAATCTATGTACACAAAATTATGCGGGAAGTATCAGAAAATTTTGAAGGTAGTCTTATACAGGGAGGCAGAA ACATTTACTTAGTCATAGCTGACCCAACTGGTGGACAAATAGCTGGAtgccaaataaaacaaaagtacacAATCAACAAATAG